In the genome of Calothrix sp. PCC 6303, the window ATTGACAGAATCATCTAGAAATGGTATAAGACGACGAAGTATTTTCACGGGTTGGTCGAAGTCAGGAGATAGAATACAAAATTATGACACTGCATCTGTCGAAATTTGCAACATTGTAACTTGTTCACCATAGTATTTTGATATGGTATGCAAACTTATACTGTGCTGGTGTTTTATCTGGTAAAGAATCACCTTGAAAATGTTTTTCAGCCTTTGTACTACTAGAATTAGCTAAGGATGGTGACACTATACCTAACACCAAAGATATAGTAACCAATAATCGAAGTAAATTAGTCATATTTGCTTGAAATTCAGGTACAAAGCTAATATATACTGATGTTCTTCAGCAACAACACTTATTTTAATACCAAGTATCCAGAGCAGTATTTTAGGCAAAAGGCTCTTGAACATTGTAAAATGGTGCCAAGAGAGAAGATGCGATCGCATAATCAAAAAACCGTTGTCACCATATACAACAACTTCAGGAAAAGCATCCCCGTCACAAAATAGACTCATTACTTGTTTTTCAATGTAGTTGATACAAAACTCTGACGTACTTGGAAAGCACTGAGTTGTTCGCTAACTTTAGTGTGCAGATAAGCTTGTACTAAATTGGGAAGACGGAAAGTCAGATAATCTAAAGCCACAGCTAATTGCAAGCTGGCTACATCAGGTACGACATTGGCACTAAAAGTAGGTAAATCATCCTCTAAAAGCCCCTTTAATACTTGTTGGAGAATTTGCTCTGTTCTGGCAATAAAAGGATGAGGAGTAGAATTTTCTGCTGAATATCGTACTAAACTAACATGGCGAAATGCAGTTTCTATTAGCATTTTTCCCAAAGCGAACCGCTGATAATCTCGCAACGTAGAAAATGATGAATTAGATGTTAAGTACATAGCAATAATACTGCTTTCATATAAAATATCTTCATTATCTAATTGTAAAACTGGAACAGTTGAAAATGGATTTATTGCCAATAAGTTTTCTGGCATTTCCCAAGGATTAACCCAAATTAATTCCATTCCTTTGATGTCATATTCCAGCGCACAAATCAAAATCAAGCGTGCAAATGGAGAAGTATCATTAAGATAAAGCTTCATGTATCCTGCGTTAATTGTTGGGAATGCTGAGGATTAGTAGCCATAATACAGAAAATTGAAATTACTAAAGCTGTAGCACTAATGGCATATAAAGGTAAATAAGAATTAGTATCCCTAATGAACAACGCCATACAAAAGCCGCCAAAGGCTTGAGTTAAAGCAAATGAAAAAGTCATAGCACTCCATGCACCACGATGTTGCTT includes:
- a CDS encoding glutathione S-transferase N-terminal domain-containing protein, coding for MKLYLNDTSPFARLILICALEYDIKGMELIWVNPWEMPENLLAINPFSTVPVLQLDNEDILYESSIIAMYLTSNSSFSTLRDYQRFALGKMLIETAFRHVSLVRYSAENSTPHPFIARTEQILQQVLKGLLEDDLPTFSANVVPDVASLQLAVALDYLTFRLPNLVQAYLHTKVSEQLSAFQVRQSFVSTTLKNK